In Euphorbia lathyris chromosome 10, ddEupLath1.1, whole genome shotgun sequence, a single genomic region encodes these proteins:
- the LOC136209501 gene encoding pre-mRNA-splicing factor rse1 isoform X1, which produces MAVSEEECSNAKSRSSSSSTASSNAVHYLSKCVLRGSVVLQVVYGHFRSRSSPDIVFGKETSIELVMIGEDGIVQTICDQPVFGTIKDLAVIPWNDKFYARSSQMQGKDLLAAISDSGKLTFLTFCNEMHRFFPLTHIQLSNPGNSRYQLGRMLAVDSSGCFIATSAYVDRLAVFSLSVSGSSDIIDKRILYPPENEGSLPRSFQRPSISGTIWSMCFISRKSSQPSKEHNPVLAIILNRKGALLNELVLMHISDHTLTVISVYVEAGPIAHDVVEVPHYNGFAFLFRVGDALLMDLRDAHNPCCVYRTTLNFLPTAVEEQSFVEEPSKVHDVDDDGLFNVAACALLELRDYDPMCIDTEGSSVKSTSKYVCSWSWEPENYKNPKMIFCIDTGEFFMIEISFDSENLKVDLSDCLYKGLPCKSLLWVEGGFLAAFVEMGDGIVLKVENEGLLYTSPIQNIAPILDMSVVDFNDEKCDQMFACCGMAPEGSLRIIRSGINVEKLLKTAPIYQGITGIWTLRMKMTDLYHSFLVLSFVEETRVLSVGVSFTDVTDSVGFHPDICTLACGLVGDGLLVQIHQTAVRLCLPTKVAHAEGIPLSSPVCTSWFPDDTSISLGAVGRDFIIISTSNPCFLYVLGVRLLSTCNYEIYELQHLRLLSELSCISIPLKQLEQTPSSSSNLVGDSYATTLPVGVDIGSTFVIGTHRPSVEVLSLVPNEGLRVVACGTISLTSTLGTAISGCIPQDVRLVLADRSYILSGLRNGMLLRFEWPSGSSEYAYPVDSYMVSAGGAAPDAPAVSSEPQTCADDLTCRTSDNFPINLQLIATRRVGITPVFLVPLSDSLDADMIALSDRPWLLQTARHSLSYASISFQPSTHATPVCSAECPNGILFVADNSLNLVEMVHSKRLNVQKFHLGGTPRKVLYHSESKLLVVMRTQLSNDTCSSDICCVDPLSGCVVSSFKLELGETGKSMELVRAGNEQVLVVGTSLSSSPAIMPSGEAESTKGRLIVLCLEMQNSDSGSMTFCSKAGSSSQRTSPFREVVVYTAEQLSNSSLCSSPDDCCDGGRIEEAEAWQLRLVCCIKWPGMALAICPYLDRYFLASAGSAFYVCGFPNDNPQRVRKFAVARTRFTVMSLTAHFSRIAVGDCRDGILFYSYNEETRKLEQLYCDPSQRLVADCILMDDDTAVVSDRKGSIAVLSCPSHSECNASPECNLKLNCAYYLGEIATSIRKGSCSYKLPADDFLLGCDSVPGSIDASNSTIMASTLLGSIMIFIPLTREEHELLEAVQTRLLVHPLTAPILGNDHIEFRSRENPIEAPKILDGDVLAQFVELTSGQQEAILSLPVGQLDTVKRGLKSPLPPIQVSQVVQLLERVHHAIG; this is translated from the exons ATGGCGGTTTCTGAGGAGGAGTGCTCCAATGCAAAGTCCCGATCGTCGTCGTCTTCCACGGCATCGTCAAACGCCGTTCACTACCTTTCCAAGTGTGTTCTTAGAGGGAGCGTTGTTCTTCAGGTCGTCTACGGTCACTTCCGCTCTCGTTCCTCCCCTGACATCGTTTTTGGCAAG GAAACCTCTATAGAGTTGGTAATGATTGGCGAGGATGGAATTGTCCAGACTATATGCGATCAACCTGTATTTGGCACAATCAAAGATCTTGCTGTTATACCTTGGAATGACAAGTTCTATGCACGAAGTTCACAG ATGCAGGGGAAAGATCTTTTGGCTGCTATTTCTGATTCTGGGAAGCTAACATTTCTCACATTTTGCAATGAAATGCACAG GTTTTTCCCATTGACACATATTCAACTTTCAAATCCTGGAAACTCGAGATATCAACTAGGAAGAATGCTAGCTGTTGATTCCAG TGGTTGCTTTATCGCAACAAGTGCCTATGTAGATCGATTGGCTGTATTTTCCCTCTCAGTATCTGGCAGCAGTGATATCATTGATAAG CGAATATTGTATCCTCCTGAAAATGAGGGGAGTCTTCCCAGAAGTTTCCAGAGGCCAAGTATATCTGGTACCATATGGAGCATGTGCTTTATTTCAAGGAAATCTAGTCAACCAAGTAAGGAGCATAATCCTGTACTAGCCATTATTCTAAATAG GAAGGGTGCTCTCCTAAATGAACTTGTGTTAATGCACATTAGTGATCATACTCTTACCGTCATTTCTGTGTATGTTGAAGCTGGACCTATAGCGCATGATGTTGTTGAGGTCCCTCATTATAATGGATTTGCATTTCTATTCAGGGTTGGTGATGCTCTCTTAATGGATCTCAGAGATGCTCACAATCCTTGTTGTGTCTACAGAACAACCCTTAATTTCTTGCCTACTGCAGTGGAGGAGCAGAGTTTTGTTGAGGAGCCGTCTAAGGTTCATGATGTCGATGATGACGGTTTATTCAATGTTGCTGCTTGTGCTTTACTGGAGCTTCGAGATTATGATCCCATGTGTATAGATACTGAAGGTAGCAGTGTAAAGTCTACTTCAAAATATGTGTGTTCTTGGAGTTGGGAacctgaaaattataaaaatcccAAGATGATTTTTTGCATTGACACAGGAGAATTTTTCATGATTGAAATTTCTTTTGATTCTGAGAACCTCAAAGTCGATCTTTCTGATTGTCTATACAAAGGTCTACCATGTAAGTCACTTTTGTGGGTTGAGGGTGGTTTCCTGGCTGCTTTTGTAGAGATGGGAGATGGGATTGTCCTCAAAGTGGAAAATGAAGGGTTGCTATATACAAGCCCTATTCAAAATATTGCACCAATCTTAGACATGTCGGTTGTGGATTTCAATGATGAGAAATGTGATCAAATGTTTGCCTGCTGTGGAATGGCACCCGAAGGGTCATTAAGGATTATTAGAAGTGGCATCAATGTTGAAAAGCTGCTGAAGACTGCACCAATTTATCAAGGCATTACTGGTATATGGACACTTAGAATGAAAATGACTGACTTATATCATTCTTTTCTTGTACTATCTTTTGTTGAAGAGACCAGGGTGCTTTCAGTTGGAGTAAGCTTTACTGATGTGACTGATTCAGTTGGATTCCATCCTGATATCTGTACTTTGGCTTGTGGACTTGTTGGTGATGGTCTGCTTGTCcaaattcatcaaactgctgTTCGGCTTTGTTTGCCAACGAAGGTTGCCCATGCTGAAGGTATACCTTTGTCTTCTCCAGTTTGCACATCTTGGTTTCCTGATGATACGAGCATCAGTTTGGGGGCTGTTGGACGTGATTTCATTATTATTTCTACTTCTAATCCATGCTTTTTATATGTCCTTGGAGTCAGATTACTTTCGACTTGTAATTATGAGATATATGAATTGCAACATTTGAGGTTGCTGAGTGAATTATCCTGCATTTCAATTCCTCTAAAACAGCTTGAGCAAACACCATCAAGTTCTAGTAATCTTGTGGGTGATAGTTATGCAACTACTCTACCAGTTGGAGTTGACATCGGTAGTACCTTTGTTATTGGTACACATAGGCCTTCAGTGGAAGTTTTATCTTTGGTACCCAATGAAGGCCTAAGAGTTGTTGCTTGTGGGACAATTTCATTGACGAGTACTCTTGGAACTGCTATCAGTGGTTGCATACCTCAAGATGTCAGACTTGTACTGGCTGATCGGTCTTACATTCTTTCTGGTTTGAGGAATGGCATGCTTCTTCGGTTTGAATGGCCTTCTGGCTCTTCTGAGTATGCATATCCTGTTGATTCATATATGGTGAGTGCTGGTGGTGCTGCACCCGATGCACCTGCAGTTTCTTCTGAGCCACAAACATGTGCTGATGATTTAACTTGCAGGACATCAGATAACTTTCCtattaatttacaattgattGCCACTCGCCGTGTTGGCATTACTCCTGTTTTTCTTGTTCCACTGAGTGATTCACTTGATGCGGACATGATTGCACTCAGTGATAGGCCCTGGTTATTGCAAACTGCAAGGCACAGCCTCTCTTATGCATCAATCTCTTTTCAGCCTTCAACTCATGCAACACCTGTATGCTCAGCTGAATGCCCTAATGGGATTTTATTTGTTGCAGACAATAGTCTAAATTTG GTTGAAATGGTGCATAGCAAGAGGCTTAATGTTCAGAAATTTCATCTTGGAGGGACTCCACGAAAGGTCCTCTACCATAGTGAAAGCAAGCTGTTAGTTGTGATGAGAACTCAACTTAGCAATGATACTTGTTCGTCTGACATATGTTGTGTTGATCCCCTAAGTGGATGTGTAGTTTCTTCATTTAAACTTGAACTTGGAGAAACAGGAAAATCCATGGAATTGGTAAGGGCTGGGAATGAACAAGTGCTGGTAGTTGGAACTAGTCTATCATCTAGTCCAGCTATAATGCCCAGTGGTGAAGCTGAAAG TACCAAGGGCCGTCTAATAGTCCTCTGCCTTGAAATGCAAAATTCAGACAGTGGTTCCATGACATTCTGCTCAAAGGCAGGGTCATCTTCTCAACGAACTTCACCATTTCGTGAAGTAGTTGTTTATACTGCAGAACAGTTATCAAATAGTAGTCTTTGTAGTAGCCCAGATGATTGCTGTGATGGGGGTAGAATTGAAGAAGCCGAAGCATGGCAGTTACGATTAGTATGTTGTATCAAATGGCCTGGAATGGCACTTGCAATCTGCCCATATCTTGATCGCTACTTCTTGGCATCTGCTGGTAGTGCT TTTTATGTTTGTGGTTTTCCAAATGATAACCCCCAAAGAGTGAGAAAGTTTGCTGTAGCAAGGACGCGTTTTACCGTAATGTCATTAACTGCGCATTTCAGTAGAATTGCTGTTGGTGATTGCCGTGATGGCATCCTTTTCTATTCTTATAATGAG GAGACTAGAAAACTGGAGCAACTTTATTGTGACCCATCACAGAGATTGGTTGCTGATTGTATCCTTATGGATGATGATACAGCAGTTGTTTCAGATCGTAAGGGAAGCATTGCCGTGCTGTCATGTCCTAGTCATTCTGAAT GTAATGCAAGTCCAGAATGCAACTTGAAACTGAACTGTGCATATTATCTGGGTGAAATAGCCACAAGTATTAGGAAG GGATCATGTTCATATAAACTCCCAGCTGATGATTTCTTGCTGGGATGTGATAGTGTTCCTGGAAGTATTGATGCATCAAACAGCACCATCATGGCCAGCACACTTTTGGGAAGCATAATGATTTTCATTCCCTTAACAAG gGAAGAACATGAACTGCTAGAGGCTGTCCAAACTAGACTTCTGGTGCATCCTTTGACTGCTCCTATTTTAGGAAATGATCATATCGAGTTCCGTAGTCGTGAAAATCCG ATTGAAGCACCTAAGATTCTTGACGGTGACGTGCTAGCTCAATTTGTGGAACTAACTAGTGGACAACAAGAGGCAATATTGTCATTGCCTGTTGGGCAGTTGGATACTGTCAAAAGAGGTCTGAAATCACCTCTACCGCCTATTCAGGTTAGTCAGGTTGTTCAGCTCCTTGAACGAGTTCATCATGCTATCGGTTAA
- the LOC136209501 gene encoding pre-mRNA-splicing factor rse1 isoform X2, with the protein MAVSEEECSNAKSRSSSSSTASSNAVHYLSKCVLRGSVVLQVVYGHFRSRSSPDIVFGKETSIELVMIGEDGIVQTICDQPVFGTIKDLAVIPWNDKFYARSSQGKDLLAAISDSGKLTFLTFCNEMHRFFPLTHIQLSNPGNSRYQLGRMLAVDSSGCFIATSAYVDRLAVFSLSVSGSSDIIDKRILYPPENEGSLPRSFQRPSISGTIWSMCFISRKSSQPSKEHNPVLAIILNRKGALLNELVLMHISDHTLTVISVYVEAGPIAHDVVEVPHYNGFAFLFRVGDALLMDLRDAHNPCCVYRTTLNFLPTAVEEQSFVEEPSKVHDVDDDGLFNVAACALLELRDYDPMCIDTEGSSVKSTSKYVCSWSWEPENYKNPKMIFCIDTGEFFMIEISFDSENLKVDLSDCLYKGLPCKSLLWVEGGFLAAFVEMGDGIVLKVENEGLLYTSPIQNIAPILDMSVVDFNDEKCDQMFACCGMAPEGSLRIIRSGINVEKLLKTAPIYQGITGIWTLRMKMTDLYHSFLVLSFVEETRVLSVGVSFTDVTDSVGFHPDICTLACGLVGDGLLVQIHQTAVRLCLPTKVAHAEGIPLSSPVCTSWFPDDTSISLGAVGRDFIIISTSNPCFLYVLGVRLLSTCNYEIYELQHLRLLSELSCISIPLKQLEQTPSSSSNLVGDSYATTLPVGVDIGSTFVIGTHRPSVEVLSLVPNEGLRVVACGTISLTSTLGTAISGCIPQDVRLVLADRSYILSGLRNGMLLRFEWPSGSSEYAYPVDSYMVSAGGAAPDAPAVSSEPQTCADDLTCRTSDNFPINLQLIATRRVGITPVFLVPLSDSLDADMIALSDRPWLLQTARHSLSYASISFQPSTHATPVCSAECPNGILFVADNSLNLVEMVHSKRLNVQKFHLGGTPRKVLYHSESKLLVVMRTQLSNDTCSSDICCVDPLSGCVVSSFKLELGETGKSMELVRAGNEQVLVVGTSLSSSPAIMPSGEAESTKGRLIVLCLEMQNSDSGSMTFCSKAGSSSQRTSPFREVVVYTAEQLSNSSLCSSPDDCCDGGRIEEAEAWQLRLVCCIKWPGMALAICPYLDRYFLASAGSAFYVCGFPNDNPQRVRKFAVARTRFTVMSLTAHFSRIAVGDCRDGILFYSYNEETRKLEQLYCDPSQRLVADCILMDDDTAVVSDRKGSIAVLSCPSHSECNASPECNLKLNCAYYLGEIATSIRKGSCSYKLPADDFLLGCDSVPGSIDASNSTIMASTLLGSIMIFIPLTREEHELLEAVQTRLLVHPLTAPILGNDHIEFRSRENPIEAPKILDGDVLAQFVELTSGQQEAILSLPVGQLDTVKRGLKSPLPPIQVSQVVQLLERVHHAIG; encoded by the exons ATGGCGGTTTCTGAGGAGGAGTGCTCCAATGCAAAGTCCCGATCGTCGTCGTCTTCCACGGCATCGTCAAACGCCGTTCACTACCTTTCCAAGTGTGTTCTTAGAGGGAGCGTTGTTCTTCAGGTCGTCTACGGTCACTTCCGCTCTCGTTCCTCCCCTGACATCGTTTTTGGCAAG GAAACCTCTATAGAGTTGGTAATGATTGGCGAGGATGGAATTGTCCAGACTATATGCGATCAACCTGTATTTGGCACAATCAAAGATCTTGCTGTTATACCTTGGAATGACAAGTTCTATGCACGAAGTTCACAG GGGAAAGATCTTTTGGCTGCTATTTCTGATTCTGGGAAGCTAACATTTCTCACATTTTGCAATGAAATGCACAG GTTTTTCCCATTGACACATATTCAACTTTCAAATCCTGGAAACTCGAGATATCAACTAGGAAGAATGCTAGCTGTTGATTCCAG TGGTTGCTTTATCGCAACAAGTGCCTATGTAGATCGATTGGCTGTATTTTCCCTCTCAGTATCTGGCAGCAGTGATATCATTGATAAG CGAATATTGTATCCTCCTGAAAATGAGGGGAGTCTTCCCAGAAGTTTCCAGAGGCCAAGTATATCTGGTACCATATGGAGCATGTGCTTTATTTCAAGGAAATCTAGTCAACCAAGTAAGGAGCATAATCCTGTACTAGCCATTATTCTAAATAG GAAGGGTGCTCTCCTAAATGAACTTGTGTTAATGCACATTAGTGATCATACTCTTACCGTCATTTCTGTGTATGTTGAAGCTGGACCTATAGCGCATGATGTTGTTGAGGTCCCTCATTATAATGGATTTGCATTTCTATTCAGGGTTGGTGATGCTCTCTTAATGGATCTCAGAGATGCTCACAATCCTTGTTGTGTCTACAGAACAACCCTTAATTTCTTGCCTACTGCAGTGGAGGAGCAGAGTTTTGTTGAGGAGCCGTCTAAGGTTCATGATGTCGATGATGACGGTTTATTCAATGTTGCTGCTTGTGCTTTACTGGAGCTTCGAGATTATGATCCCATGTGTATAGATACTGAAGGTAGCAGTGTAAAGTCTACTTCAAAATATGTGTGTTCTTGGAGTTGGGAacctgaaaattataaaaatcccAAGATGATTTTTTGCATTGACACAGGAGAATTTTTCATGATTGAAATTTCTTTTGATTCTGAGAACCTCAAAGTCGATCTTTCTGATTGTCTATACAAAGGTCTACCATGTAAGTCACTTTTGTGGGTTGAGGGTGGTTTCCTGGCTGCTTTTGTAGAGATGGGAGATGGGATTGTCCTCAAAGTGGAAAATGAAGGGTTGCTATATACAAGCCCTATTCAAAATATTGCACCAATCTTAGACATGTCGGTTGTGGATTTCAATGATGAGAAATGTGATCAAATGTTTGCCTGCTGTGGAATGGCACCCGAAGGGTCATTAAGGATTATTAGAAGTGGCATCAATGTTGAAAAGCTGCTGAAGACTGCACCAATTTATCAAGGCATTACTGGTATATGGACACTTAGAATGAAAATGACTGACTTATATCATTCTTTTCTTGTACTATCTTTTGTTGAAGAGACCAGGGTGCTTTCAGTTGGAGTAAGCTTTACTGATGTGACTGATTCAGTTGGATTCCATCCTGATATCTGTACTTTGGCTTGTGGACTTGTTGGTGATGGTCTGCTTGTCcaaattcatcaaactgctgTTCGGCTTTGTTTGCCAACGAAGGTTGCCCATGCTGAAGGTATACCTTTGTCTTCTCCAGTTTGCACATCTTGGTTTCCTGATGATACGAGCATCAGTTTGGGGGCTGTTGGACGTGATTTCATTATTATTTCTACTTCTAATCCATGCTTTTTATATGTCCTTGGAGTCAGATTACTTTCGACTTGTAATTATGAGATATATGAATTGCAACATTTGAGGTTGCTGAGTGAATTATCCTGCATTTCAATTCCTCTAAAACAGCTTGAGCAAACACCATCAAGTTCTAGTAATCTTGTGGGTGATAGTTATGCAACTACTCTACCAGTTGGAGTTGACATCGGTAGTACCTTTGTTATTGGTACACATAGGCCTTCAGTGGAAGTTTTATCTTTGGTACCCAATGAAGGCCTAAGAGTTGTTGCTTGTGGGACAATTTCATTGACGAGTACTCTTGGAACTGCTATCAGTGGTTGCATACCTCAAGATGTCAGACTTGTACTGGCTGATCGGTCTTACATTCTTTCTGGTTTGAGGAATGGCATGCTTCTTCGGTTTGAATGGCCTTCTGGCTCTTCTGAGTATGCATATCCTGTTGATTCATATATGGTGAGTGCTGGTGGTGCTGCACCCGATGCACCTGCAGTTTCTTCTGAGCCACAAACATGTGCTGATGATTTAACTTGCAGGACATCAGATAACTTTCCtattaatttacaattgattGCCACTCGCCGTGTTGGCATTACTCCTGTTTTTCTTGTTCCACTGAGTGATTCACTTGATGCGGACATGATTGCACTCAGTGATAGGCCCTGGTTATTGCAAACTGCAAGGCACAGCCTCTCTTATGCATCAATCTCTTTTCAGCCTTCAACTCATGCAACACCTGTATGCTCAGCTGAATGCCCTAATGGGATTTTATTTGTTGCAGACAATAGTCTAAATTTG GTTGAAATGGTGCATAGCAAGAGGCTTAATGTTCAGAAATTTCATCTTGGAGGGACTCCACGAAAGGTCCTCTACCATAGTGAAAGCAAGCTGTTAGTTGTGATGAGAACTCAACTTAGCAATGATACTTGTTCGTCTGACATATGTTGTGTTGATCCCCTAAGTGGATGTGTAGTTTCTTCATTTAAACTTGAACTTGGAGAAACAGGAAAATCCATGGAATTGGTAAGGGCTGGGAATGAACAAGTGCTGGTAGTTGGAACTAGTCTATCATCTAGTCCAGCTATAATGCCCAGTGGTGAAGCTGAAAG TACCAAGGGCCGTCTAATAGTCCTCTGCCTTGAAATGCAAAATTCAGACAGTGGTTCCATGACATTCTGCTCAAAGGCAGGGTCATCTTCTCAACGAACTTCACCATTTCGTGAAGTAGTTGTTTATACTGCAGAACAGTTATCAAATAGTAGTCTTTGTAGTAGCCCAGATGATTGCTGTGATGGGGGTAGAATTGAAGAAGCCGAAGCATGGCAGTTACGATTAGTATGTTGTATCAAATGGCCTGGAATGGCACTTGCAATCTGCCCATATCTTGATCGCTACTTCTTGGCATCTGCTGGTAGTGCT TTTTATGTTTGTGGTTTTCCAAATGATAACCCCCAAAGAGTGAGAAAGTTTGCTGTAGCAAGGACGCGTTTTACCGTAATGTCATTAACTGCGCATTTCAGTAGAATTGCTGTTGGTGATTGCCGTGATGGCATCCTTTTCTATTCTTATAATGAG GAGACTAGAAAACTGGAGCAACTTTATTGTGACCCATCACAGAGATTGGTTGCTGATTGTATCCTTATGGATGATGATACAGCAGTTGTTTCAGATCGTAAGGGAAGCATTGCCGTGCTGTCATGTCCTAGTCATTCTGAAT GTAATGCAAGTCCAGAATGCAACTTGAAACTGAACTGTGCATATTATCTGGGTGAAATAGCCACAAGTATTAGGAAG GGATCATGTTCATATAAACTCCCAGCTGATGATTTCTTGCTGGGATGTGATAGTGTTCCTGGAAGTATTGATGCATCAAACAGCACCATCATGGCCAGCACACTTTTGGGAAGCATAATGATTTTCATTCCCTTAACAAG gGAAGAACATGAACTGCTAGAGGCTGTCCAAACTAGACTTCTGGTGCATCCTTTGACTGCTCCTATTTTAGGAAATGATCATATCGAGTTCCGTAGTCGTGAAAATCCG ATTGAAGCACCTAAGATTCTTGACGGTGACGTGCTAGCTCAATTTGTGGAACTAACTAGTGGACAACAAGAGGCAATATTGTCATTGCCTGTTGGGCAGTTGGATACTGTCAAAAGAGGTCTGAAATCACCTCTACCGCCTATTCAGGTTAGTCAGGTTGTTCAGCTCCTTGAACGAGTTCATCATGCTATCGGTTAA